A portion of the Achromobacter sp. MFA1 R4 genome contains these proteins:
- a CDS encoding DMT family transporter, whose product MTAATLNNGHTDSPSTLLPTLSLIGAMASLCVGTSFAKSLFPEVGAQGTTAYRIVIGAIILLAFWRPWRFPLTRANAARIALYGVTLACMNLLFYMALRTLPLGVAIAIEFTGPLTLAVVLSRRAIDFVWIACALAGLILLIPTGQSIHDLDPEGIAYALGAAVCWALYIVFGKMAGHVHGGQATSLGLLAAAMVALPVGAAHAGMALLDPKLVLAGVAVGILSSALPYSLEMVALRRLPQKTFGVLLSMEPAMGALAGVVVLNEHLSRTQWLAICGIIVASAGCAATAQRSRKAPVPAPD is encoded by the coding sequence ATGACCGCCGCAACCTTGAACAACGGACACACCGACTCCCCGTCCACCCTGCTTCCCACCCTGTCGCTGATCGGCGCCATGGCATCGCTGTGCGTGGGCACGTCCTTTGCAAAATCGCTGTTCCCGGAAGTGGGCGCGCAGGGCACCACGGCCTATCGCATCGTCATCGGCGCCATCATCCTGCTGGCTTTCTGGCGGCCCTGGCGCTTTCCGCTGACCCGCGCCAACGCGGCCAGGATCGCGCTGTATGGCGTGACGCTGGCCTGCATGAATCTGCTGTTCTACATGGCATTGCGCACCCTGCCGCTGGGCGTGGCCATCGCCATCGAATTCACCGGGCCGCTGACGCTGGCCGTCGTGCTGTCGCGGCGCGCCATCGACTTTGTCTGGATCGCCTGCGCGCTGGCCGGCCTGATCCTGCTGATCCCGACCGGGCAGTCCATCCACGATCTCGATCCCGAAGGCATCGCCTACGCGCTGGGTGCGGCCGTGTGCTGGGCGCTTTACATCGTCTTCGGCAAGATGGCGGGACACGTGCACGGCGGGCAGGCGACGTCGCTGGGACTGCTGGCGGCGGCCATGGTCGCCCTGCCGGTGGGCGCGGCGCATGCGGGCATGGCGCTGCTCGATCCCAAGCTGGTGCTGGCCGGCGTGGCGGTGGGCATCCTTTCCAGCGCACTGCCCTATTCGCTGGAAATGGTGGCGCTGCGCCGCCTGCCGCAAAAGACGTTCGGGGTGCTGCTCAGCATGGAGCCGGCCATGGGCGCGCTGGCCGGCGTGGTCGTCCTGAACGAGCACCTGTCGCGGACGCAATGGCTGGCCATCTGCGGCATCATCGTCGCCTCCGCGGGCTGCGCGGCGACGGCGCAGCGCAGCCGCAAGGCGCCCGTGCCGGCGCCCGACTGA